One window of the Anaeromyxobacter dehalogenans 2CP-C genome contains the following:
- the mnmA gene encoding tRNA 2-thiouridine(34) synthase MnmA — protein MRILVAMSGGVDSSTAAALLAGEGHEVIGVTMRVADYSDAARGRSCCAPDDVEDARAAARRLGIPFYVANVEARFRERVIDRFVDDYVEGRTPNPCVACNTEVKFDWLLARARALGAKLATGHYARVEERGGRRRLLTAADPAKDQSYFLYGLGQDALGDVLFPVGALAKPAVRAEAARAGLAVAEKPDSQEICFVTLGDAGDFVALRAPARVRPGEIVSTAGEVLGRHDGVHRFTVGQRRGLGLAGPAPRYVVRLDAAAARVVVGSAEEASRDRFEVREATWVSGAPPGGAVELRVKVRHRHEGERGTVRARAGGAGAEVRLARPVRGVAPGQAAVFYDGDEVVGGGRIA, from the coding sequence ATGCGCATCCTGGTCGCCATGTCGGGCGGGGTCGACAGCTCGACCGCCGCCGCCCTCCTCGCCGGCGAGGGGCACGAGGTGATCGGCGTCACCATGCGCGTGGCCGACTACTCCGACGCGGCCCGCGGCCGGTCCTGCTGCGCGCCGGACGACGTCGAGGACGCGCGCGCGGCGGCGCGGCGCCTGGGCATCCCGTTCTACGTCGCCAACGTCGAGGCCCGCTTCCGCGAGCGCGTCATCGACCGCTTCGTGGACGACTACGTCGAGGGCCGCACGCCCAACCCGTGCGTCGCCTGCAACACCGAGGTGAAGTTCGACTGGCTCCTGGCCCGGGCGCGGGCCCTCGGCGCGAAGCTCGCCACCGGGCACTACGCCCGCGTCGAGGAGCGGGGAGGGCGTCGCCGCCTGCTCACCGCCGCGGATCCGGCGAAGGACCAGAGCTACTTCCTCTACGGCCTGGGCCAGGACGCGCTCGGCGACGTGCTGTTCCCGGTGGGCGCGCTGGCGAAGCCCGCGGTGCGGGCCGAGGCCGCGCGCGCCGGCCTGGCGGTGGCGGAGAAGCCGGACTCGCAGGAGATCTGCTTCGTGACCCTCGGCGACGCGGGGGACTTCGTGGCGCTGCGCGCGCCGGCGCGGGTCCGGCCGGGCGAGATCGTCTCCACCGCGGGCGAGGTGCTGGGCCGGCACGACGGCGTGCACCGGTTCACCGTGGGGCAGCGCCGCGGGCTCGGGCTCGCGGGCCCGGCGCCGCGCTACGTGGTCCGGCTGGACGCCGCGGCCGCGCGGGTGGTGGTGGGGAGCGCCGAGGAGGCCTCGCGCGATCGCTTCGAGGTGCGCGAGGCGACCTGGGTGTCCGGCGCGCCGCCCGGGGGCGCCGTCGAGCTGCGGGTGAAGGTGCGCCACCGGCACGAGGGCGAGCGCGGCACGGTGCGCGCGCGGGCGGGCGGCGCGGGCGCGGAGGTCCGCCTGGCGCGGCCGGTGCGCGGCGTGGCGCCGGGGCAGGCGGCGGTCTTCTACGACGGGGACGAGGTGGTGGGCGGCGGGCGCATCGCCTGA
- a CDS encoding lysine 5,6-aminomutase subunit alpha, with protein MQLSDGRHVPDLHLDRAQVERCRALADRITAPVLEFVGRHTTVSIERTVLRLFGLHDAGPRGVPLVNMAVDALHEKRLLHRGAAYWMGYVMRRGATDPLAVVERMAALPADPEPLPPAEEQALLAEMRAEARAGVDELLGRVKARDALRGELGVGPRPHKYLIVATGNIHDDVEQARAAAQAGADVIAVIRSTAQSLLDYVPHGATTEGYGGTYATQENFRIMREALDDESRKLRRYVHLTNYSSGLCMPEIAFSAAWERLDMLLNDAMYGILFRDINMKRTLCDQHFSRRICALAGILINTGEDNYITTADADEAAHTVVASQFVNESFAHRAGLPDRLIGLGHSFEIDPEREDTIARELAQALLVRTLFPDAPIKYMPPTKHKQGDIFFSHAYDMMSDVVGWVTGQGIQLLGMMTEAMHNPFLMDRYVALKGADYVYRAWRSMGAEITFRPGGMVESRARETLGKALALLEEVARDGLPASIARARFGDVARAEDGGKGLSGVVTRGPAYFNPFLEILEGAR; from the coding sequence ATGCAGCTCAGCGACGGCCGTCACGTCCCGGATCTCCACCTCGATCGCGCCCAGGTCGAGCGCTGCCGCGCGCTCGCCGACCGCATCACCGCCCCGGTCCTCGAGTTCGTCGGGCGGCACACCACCGTCTCGATCGAGCGCACGGTGCTGCGCCTGTTCGGCCTGCACGACGCGGGGCCGCGCGGCGTACCGCTGGTGAACATGGCGGTGGACGCGCTCCACGAGAAGAGGCTGCTGCACCGCGGCGCCGCCTACTGGATGGGCTACGTCATGCGCCGGGGCGCCACCGATCCGCTCGCCGTGGTCGAGCGGATGGCCGCGCTCCCCGCCGACCCCGAGCCGCTGCCGCCCGCCGAGGAGCAGGCGCTGCTGGCGGAGATGCGGGCCGAGGCGCGGGCCGGCGTGGACGAGCTGCTCGGGCGGGTGAAGGCGCGCGACGCGCTCCGCGGGGAGCTCGGCGTGGGGCCGCGGCCGCACAAGTACCTCATCGTCGCGACCGGCAACATCCACGACGACGTGGAGCAGGCCCGCGCCGCGGCGCAGGCCGGCGCCGACGTCATCGCGGTGATCCGCTCCACCGCGCAGTCGCTGCTCGACTACGTGCCCCACGGCGCCACCACCGAGGGCTACGGCGGGACCTACGCGACCCAGGAGAACTTCCGGATCATGCGCGAGGCGCTCGACGACGAGTCGCGCAAGCTCCGCCGCTACGTCCACCTCACCAACTACTCCTCCGGCCTGTGCATGCCGGAGATCGCGTTCTCGGCGGCGTGGGAGCGGCTCGACATGCTGCTCAACGACGCGATGTACGGGATCCTGTTCCGCGACATCAACATGAAGCGGACGCTGTGCGACCAGCACTTCTCCCGCCGCATCTGCGCGCTGGCCGGCATCCTCATCAACACCGGCGAGGACAACTACATCACCACCGCCGACGCCGACGAGGCGGCCCACACCGTCGTGGCCTCGCAGTTCGTGAACGAGAGCTTCGCGCACCGCGCCGGGCTGCCCGACCGGCTCATCGGGCTCGGCCACAGCTTCGAGATCGACCCGGAGCGCGAGGACACCATCGCGCGCGAGCTGGCGCAGGCGCTGCTGGTGCGGACGCTCTTCCCCGACGCGCCCATCAAGTACATGCCGCCCACCAAGCACAAGCAGGGCGACATCTTCTTCAGCCACGCCTACGACATGATGTCCGACGTGGTGGGCTGGGTCACCGGGCAGGGCATCCAGCTGCTCGGCATGATGACCGAGGCCATGCACAACCCCTTCCTGATGGACCGCTACGTGGCGCTGAAGGGCGCGGACTACGTGTACCGGGCCTGGCGCTCGATGGGCGCCGAGATCACGTTCCGGCCGGGCGGCATGGTGGAGTCGCGCGCGCGGGAGACGCTGGGCAAGGCGCTGGCGCTGCTCGAGGAGGTGGCCCGCGACGGCCTGCCCGCGTCGATCGCCCGGGCGCGCTTCGGCGACGTGGCGCGCGCCGAGGACGGCGGCAAGGGGCTGTCCGGCGTGGTGACCCGCGGCCCGGCGTACTTCAACCCGTTCCTGGAGATCCTGGAGGGCGCGCGATGA
- a CDS encoding OAM dimerization domain-containing protein → MTLHEWEPGQVVRPYGDRRDDGVVQLSFVLPVPPGERAREAAAEVARKMGLEQVHVAAMEAAADRYTFFVVYGRSTVAVDYGRIQVPEVVVRKKGFDELNAYALREVGRRIVVLGACTGSDAHAVGIDAIMNMKGFAGDYGLERYACFDATNLGAQVENQRLAELCRDRHADAVLVSQVVTQRDVHKENARQLLDALERLGIRERVTAILGGPRIDHRLALELGYDAGFGPGTKPSDVANFVVGSVLKHMGKEMH, encoded by the coding sequence ATGACGCTGCACGAGTGGGAGCCGGGGCAGGTGGTGCGCCCGTACGGCGACCGGCGCGACGACGGGGTGGTGCAGCTCTCGTTCGTACTGCCGGTCCCGCCCGGCGAGCGGGCCCGCGAGGCCGCCGCCGAGGTGGCGCGCAAGATGGGGCTGGAGCAGGTGCACGTGGCGGCCATGGAGGCGGCGGCCGACCGCTACACGTTCTTCGTGGTGTACGGGCGGAGCACCGTGGCGGTGGACTACGGGCGCATCCAGGTGCCCGAGGTGGTGGTCCGCAAGAAGGGCTTCGACGAGCTGAACGCCTACGCGCTGCGCGAGGTGGGCCGGCGCATCGTGGTGCTGGGCGCCTGCACCGGCTCCGACGCCCACGCGGTCGGCATCGACGCCATCATGAACATGAAGGGCTTCGCCGGCGACTACGGCCTCGAGCGCTACGCCTGCTTCGACGCCACCAACCTCGGCGCGCAGGTCGAGAACCAGCGCCTCGCGGAGCTGTGCCGCGACCGCCACGCCGACGCGGTGCTGGTCTCGCAGGTGGTGACCCAGCGCGACGTGCACAAGGAGAACGCGCGGCAGCTGCTCGACGCGCTGGAGCGGCTCGGGATCCGCGAGCGCGTCACCGCCATCCTGGGCGGGCCGCGCATCGACCACCGGCTGGCGCTGGAGCTGGGCTACGACGCCGGCTTCGGCCCGGGCACCAAGCCCTCGGACGTGGCGAACTTCGTGGTCGGGTCGGTCCTGAAGCACATGGGCAAGGAGATGCACTGA
- a CDS encoding hotdog domain-containing protein, with protein MKATLRLRMSQADAHYGGNLVDGARMLALFGDLATELLIRHDGDEGLFRAYDSVEFLAPVHAGDYVEAEGEIVKVGSTSRAMRFEARKVVSPRPDLSDSAAEVLAEPVVVCRATGTCVVPKDKQRLAR; from the coding sequence GTGAAGGCGACGCTGCGGCTGCGCATGTCGCAGGCCGACGCGCACTACGGCGGCAACCTGGTGGACGGCGCGCGGATGCTGGCGCTGTTCGGCGACCTCGCCACCGAGTTGCTGATCCGCCACGACGGCGACGAGGGCCTGTTCCGCGCCTACGACTCGGTGGAGTTCCTCGCCCCGGTCCACGCCGGCGACTACGTCGAGGCCGAGGGCGAGATCGTGAAGGTGGGGAGCACCTCGCGCGCCATGCGCTTCGAGGCGCGCAAGGTGGTCTCGCCGCGGCCGGATCTCTCCGACTCCGCCGCCGAGGTGCTCGCGGAGCCGGTGGTGGTGTGCCGCGCCACCGGCACCTGCGTCGTCCCCAAGGACAAGCAGCGCCTCGCGCGCTGA
- a CDS encoding 3-keto-5-aminohexanoate cleavage protein — protein MAEKTIVTAAVVGAEVTRAQNPAVPYTPQEIARAAVDAGRAGAAVVHLHARWPDGRPSQAPEHFREIIDRIRSAGSAVVIQCSTGGAVGMSIDERLGSLVDGAEMGTLNMGTMNFGDEVFVNTRPDLVKVAGRLRERRLVPECEVYDAGMLDTLRWLLEKGHLAQPYHVQFVLGVPGGMAASERNLRFLVEGLPEAVHWSVAGVGRFQLPMVELAAPMGGHVRVGLEDNLYAAKGVLAKGSDELVSLAVERVGRAGREPATPAEARALLGIT, from the coding sequence ATGGCCGAGAAGACGATCGTGACCGCGGCGGTGGTCGGCGCCGAGGTGACCCGCGCCCAGAACCCGGCCGTCCCCTACACGCCGCAGGAGATCGCCCGCGCCGCGGTGGACGCGGGGCGGGCCGGCGCGGCGGTGGTCCACCTGCACGCGCGCTGGCCCGACGGCCGCCCGTCGCAGGCGCCGGAGCACTTCCGCGAGATCATCGACCGCATCCGCTCGGCCGGGAGCGCGGTGGTGATCCAGTGCTCGACCGGCGGCGCGGTGGGCATGTCGATCGACGAGCGGCTCGGGTCGCTGGTGGACGGCGCCGAGATGGGCACGCTCAACATGGGCACCATGAACTTCGGCGACGAGGTGTTCGTGAACACCCGGCCCGACCTGGTGAAGGTGGCGGGGCGCCTGCGCGAGCGGCGCCTCGTGCCCGAGTGCGAGGTCTACGACGCCGGCATGCTCGACACGCTGCGGTGGCTGCTGGAGAAGGGCCACCTGGCGCAGCCCTACCACGTGCAGTTCGTGCTGGGCGTCCCCGGCGGCATGGCGGCGAGCGAGCGGAACCTGCGCTTCCTGGTGGAGGGCTTGCCGGAGGCGGTCCACTGGTCGGTGGCGGGCGTGGGGCGCTTCCAGCTCCCCATGGTGGAGCTGGCGGCGCCGATGGGGGGCCATGTGCGCGTGGGCCTCGAGGACAACCTCTACGCGGCCAAGGGCGTGCTGGCGAAGGGCTCGGACGAGCTGGTGTCGCTGGCGGTGGAGCGGGTGGGGCGCGCCGGGCGCGAGCCCGCCACGCCGGCGGAGGCCCGCGCATTGCTCGGGATCACGTGA
- a CDS encoding HU family DNA-binding protein translates to MTKADLIEKVQALHDDLSKRQVALLVDSVFEHLAKGIRKDKRFTMPGFGTFVVKRRAGRVGRNPQTGAEIQIAPTKTVGFKPAPELKKAL, encoded by the coding sequence ATGACCAAGGCAGACCTCATCGAGAAGGTTCAGGCGCTCCACGACGACCTCTCCAAGCGGCAGGTGGCGCTCCTGGTGGACTCGGTGTTCGAGCACCTGGCCAAGGGCATCCGCAAGGACAAGCGCTTCACCATGCCCGGCTTCGGCACGTTCGTGGTGAAGCGCCGGGCCGGCCGCGTGGGCCGCAACCCGCAGACCGGCGCCGAGATCCAGATCGCCCCCACCAAGACGGTCGGGTTCAAGCCCGCGCCCGAGCTGAAGAAGGCGCTGTAG
- a CDS encoding PilZ domain-containing protein, protein MSSLADWLKDFRALHAKARAGTLAGREADVYRAGRDELARALLAAQRLTLKPGEQPRQALRVARALQVDLDMLTSAARALTVDVSSGGFACLLAKAPPAGDEVKVSMRLPGGETLACRARVTDVKPLQGNVRASFQLVGLTAAERERIELMVFDTVLEQLTA, encoded by the coding sequence ATGAGCAGCCTCGCCGACTGGTTGAAGGACTTCCGCGCGCTGCACGCGAAGGCGCGCGCCGGCACGCTCGCCGGCCGGGAGGCCGACGTCTACCGCGCCGGCCGCGACGAGCTGGCGCGCGCGCTGCTCGCGGCCCAGCGGCTCACCCTGAAGCCGGGGGAGCAGCCGCGCCAGGCGCTGCGCGTGGCCCGCGCGCTCCAGGTGGACCTCGACATGCTCACCTCCGCCGCGCGCGCGCTGACCGTGGACGTCTCCAGCGGCGGGTTCGCCTGCCTGCTCGCGAAGGCGCCGCCGGCGGGCGACGAGGTGAAGGTCTCGATGCGGCTCCCCGGCGGCGAGACGCTCGCGTGCCGCGCGCGGGTCACCGACGTGAAGCCGCTGCAGGGCAACGTGCGCGCGTCGTTCCAGCTCGTCGGCCTGACGGCGGCCGAGCGCGAGCGCATCGAGCTGATGGTGTTCGACACCGTCCTCGAGCAGCTGACCGCCTGA
- a CDS encoding ammonium transporter → MKKVLVPLLLALPALASAADRIDTGDTALVLVSAGLVMLMTPGLAFFYGGLVRAKNVVHTMNLSIVCMAIVGVLWATVGYSLAFAPGPGALDHVLGGLRWAGLAGVGDAPEPSLAATVPHSAFMLFQAMFAVITPALISGALVERMRIKAYVLFVALWSLVVYAPVAHWVWAPGGWLRNLGVLDFAGGTVVHVNAAAAALVGAVVLGKRRGLRAPTVLPHNVPFAILGAGLLWFGWLGFNGGSALAANGLASTAFANTFFAPAAAAAAWGLAELLMHGKISGVGLASGAVAGMVAVTPAAGFIRPGASLVLGAVAALASFGAIRLRPRLGLDDALDVFAVHGVAATLGAVLTGALATTSVNAAGADASLALVGKQALGVAVTLVFSGGLSYGLYRLVALVTPLRADEQDEWSGLDQAEAGERAYLSTDLETAGATPGGPAHAPLPVARPSPGSSAA, encoded by the coding sequence GTGAAGAAGGTCCTCGTCCCCCTGCTGCTGGCCCTGCCCGCGCTCGCGTCCGCCGCCGACCGGATCGACACCGGCGACACCGCCCTGGTCCTCGTCAGCGCCGGCCTGGTGATGCTCATGACCCCCGGCCTCGCCTTCTTCTACGGCGGCCTGGTCCGCGCCAAGAACGTGGTCCACACCATGAACCTCTCGATCGTCTGCATGGCGATCGTGGGCGTGCTCTGGGCGACCGTGGGGTACTCGCTCGCGTTCGCCCCCGGGCCCGGCGCGCTCGACCACGTGCTGGGCGGCCTGCGCTGGGCGGGCCTCGCCGGCGTGGGCGACGCGCCCGAGCCGTCCCTCGCCGCGACCGTGCCGCACTCCGCGTTCATGCTCTTCCAGGCGATGTTCGCGGTGATCACGCCGGCGCTCATCTCCGGCGCGCTGGTCGAGCGCATGCGCATCAAGGCGTACGTGCTGTTCGTCGCGCTGTGGAGCCTGGTGGTCTACGCGCCCGTGGCGCACTGGGTCTGGGCGCCGGGCGGCTGGCTGCGCAACCTCGGCGTGCTCGACTTCGCCGGCGGCACGGTGGTGCACGTGAACGCCGCCGCGGCGGCGCTGGTCGGCGCGGTGGTGCTGGGCAAGCGCCGCGGCCTGCGCGCCCCCACCGTGCTCCCGCACAACGTCCCGTTCGCGATCCTCGGCGCCGGCCTGCTCTGGTTCGGCTGGCTCGGGTTCAACGGCGGCAGCGCGCTGGCCGCGAACGGCCTCGCCAGCACCGCGTTCGCGAACACCTTCTTCGCCCCCGCGGCGGCGGCCGCCGCCTGGGGCCTCGCCGAGCTGCTGATGCACGGGAAGATCTCGGGCGTGGGCCTCGCCTCCGGCGCGGTGGCCGGCATGGTCGCGGTCACGCCGGCCGCCGGCTTCATCCGGCCCGGCGCGAGCCTGGTGCTGGGCGCGGTCGCGGCGCTCGCCTCCTTCGGCGCCATCCGGCTGCGCCCGCGCCTCGGGCTGGACGACGCGCTCGACGTCTTCGCGGTCCACGGCGTGGCGGCCACGCTCGGCGCGGTGCTCACCGGCGCGCTCGCCACCACCTCGGTGAACGCGGCCGGCGCCGACGCGAGCCTGGCGCTGGTGGGCAAGCAGGCCCTCGGCGTGGCCGTGACGCTGGTGTTCTCCGGCGGGCTCTCCTACGGGCTGTACCGGCTGGTGGCGCTCGTGACGCCGCTCCGCGCCGACGAGCAGGACGAGTGGTCCGGCCTCGACCAGGCGGAGGCCGGCGAGCGGGCCTACCTCTCCACGGATCTGGAGACGGCGGGCGCCACGCCGGGCGGTCCCGCGCACGCCCCGCTGCCGGTGGCGCGCCCGAGCCCAGGCTCCAGCGCCGCCTGA
- a CDS encoding TIGR04563 family protein, translating to MAGTDKRKQSLYFPEDMLNEIQAEANRQDRSLSWIVQQAWRIARGEIMRFPSVNDVLSGVAREDEREEKGI from the coding sequence ATGGCCGGCACCGACAAGCGCAAGCAGTCCCTGTACTTCCCCGAGGACATGCTGAACGAGATCCAGGCGGAAGCGAACCGGCAGGACCGGTCGCTCTCGTGGATCGTCCAGCAGGCCTGGCGCATCGCCCGCGGCGAGATCATGCGCTTCCCGTCCGTCAACGACGTGCTGTCCGGCGTCGCGCGGGAGGACGAGCGCGAGGAGAAGGGCATCTAG
- the tilS gene encoding tRNA lysidine(34) synthetase TilS: MRSPELHPYPAAVLETARRRRLFGPADRVLVALSGGADSTALLAALAALRDAGALAEVRALYLDHGLRTGSEPEAASARGACARLGVPLEERRLAVKAGNVQAEARRVRYAALREAAARAGSTRIATGHTLGDQAETVLLRLLRGAGARGLAAIPPRRGEVIRPLIDRTREEGNAYLRALGLGWGDDPTNAAPRYARNRLRLELWPLLRAVAPAADRALARAADLAREDERALDRRARAVAGDGAAVDLAALRGEPIAVRRRVVRRLWRAATGSGRALEARHVAAVLALLRRGRPGETALPGGRRARCRYGRLELLAGPGAPAPEVAPVEVPGPGRYALPALRVWVEVGAARPDAVPWPLTLRTRRPGDRFRPDRGPGGTKLKRWLIDRKVPREARDRLVLLAAPGGAVLAVPELGAVAEGLGPSGAGLRVRISAAPGTDGSYCKGGEGLL; encoded by the coding sequence ATGCGATCCCCTGAACTCCACCCGTACCCCGCCGCCGTGCTCGAGACCGCCCGGCGCCGGCGCCTGTTCGGCCCCGCGGACCGCGTGCTCGTCGCCCTCTCCGGCGGCGCCGACTCCACCGCGCTGCTCGCCGCCCTGGCCGCGCTGCGCGACGCGGGGGCGCTCGCCGAGGTGCGGGCGCTCTACCTCGACCACGGGCTTCGGACGGGCAGCGAGCCCGAGGCGGCCTCGGCCCGCGGCGCCTGCGCGCGGCTCGGCGTGCCGCTCGAGGAGCGGCGCCTCGCGGTGAAGGCCGGCAACGTGCAGGCCGAGGCGCGCCGCGTGCGCTACGCGGCGCTGCGCGAGGCGGCGGCCCGCGCCGGCTCGACGCGGATCGCGACCGGCCACACCCTCGGCGACCAGGCCGAGACCGTGCTGCTGCGCCTGCTCCGCGGCGCCGGCGCCCGCGGGCTCGCCGCGATCCCGCCGCGGCGCGGGGAGGTGATCCGGCCGCTCATCGACCGCACGCGCGAGGAGGGGAACGCCTACCTGCGGGCCCTCGGGCTGGGCTGGGGCGACGACCCCACCAACGCCGCGCCCCGCTACGCGCGGAACCGGCTCCGGCTCGAGCTCTGGCCGCTGCTCCGGGCGGTGGCGCCCGCGGCGGACCGCGCGCTGGCCCGCGCCGCCGACCTGGCCCGCGAGGACGAGCGCGCGCTCGACCGGAGGGCGCGCGCGGTCGCCGGGGACGGCGCCGCGGTGGACCTGGCGGCGCTCCGCGGCGAGCCGATCGCGGTGCGGCGGCGGGTGGTGCGCCGGCTCTGGCGGGCGGCGACCGGCAGCGGCCGGGCGCTCGAGGCGCGGCACGTGGCGGCGGTGCTGGCGCTGCTCCGGCGCGGGCGGCCCGGCGAGACCGCGCTCCCGGGAGGGCGGCGCGCGCGGTGCCGCTACGGGCGGCTGGAGCTGCTCGCGGGCCCCGGGGCGCCGGCCCCGGAGGTCGCGCCGGTGGAGGTCCCGGGGCCGGGGAGGTACGCGCTGCCGGCGCTGCGGGTCTGGGTGGAGGTCGGCGCGGCGCGGCCGGACGCGGTGCCCTGGCCCCTCACGCTCCGCACCCGCCGCCCGGGGGACCGCTTCCGCCCGGACCGCGGGCCGGGCGGGACGAAGCTGAAGCGCTGGCTCATCGACCGGAAGGTGCCGCGCGAGGCCCGGGATCGGCTGGTGCTCCTCGCCGCACCCGGGGGCGCCGTCCTGGCCGTTCCGGAGCTGGGGGCGGTCGCGGAAGGGCTGGGCCCTTCGGGCGCCGGGCTGCGCGTGCGCATTTCGGCCGCGCCGGGGACGGACGGCTCGTACTGCAAAGGGGGTGAGGGCCTGTTATAA
- the ftsH gene encoding ATP-dependent zinc metalloprotease FtsH, which yields MRQSYKTALLWVFLIVMFIALWKLFEQRGREAKSYNWSQFMSKVEAGEVKEVTVKDLDYFGHLRDGSDFVTTGPIDASATIAEKLREKGVNLTYQKPEQNSLWVTVVLQYLPLVFVFLLIFFFMRQLQSGGGKAMSFGKSRAKLMTEHHNKITFADVAGIDESRDELEEIISFLKDPKKFTRLGGRIPKGVLLMGPPGTGKTLLARAVAGEAGVPFFSISGSDFVEMFVGVGASRVRDLFEQGKKNAPCIIFIDEIDAVGRHRGAGLGGGHDEREQTLNQLLVEMDGFESNEGVILIAATNRPDVLDPALLRPGRFDRRIVVPRPDLNGRLGILKVHTKKTPLDTQVDLTQIARGTPGFSGADIENLVNEAALYAARRNKEKLAIEDFEFAKDKVIMGTERRSMIISEKEKRTTAIHEAGHALVAKILPGTDPVHKVTIIPRGRALGLTQQLPQEDRLNLNQEFALNQVAILMGGRLAEEITFGQKTTGAGNDIEVATNLARSMVCEWGMSEKMGPLAFGKKEGEVFLGREMATAHTYSEQTARDIDAEVHRIVTEQYERAKKVLLENQPLLNAIADALIEYETLDAADIDVLLGGGTISRPPPAKPMVPTPAEKGGKRGGLLDAVGGVPAAGKA from the coding sequence TTGCGACAGTCCTACAAGACCGCCCTGCTCTGGGTCTTCCTGATCGTGATGTTCATCGCGCTCTGGAAGCTGTTCGAGCAGCGGGGGCGCGAAGCGAAGTCCTACAACTGGTCGCAGTTCATGTCCAAGGTCGAGGCGGGCGAGGTGAAGGAGGTCACCGTCAAGGACCTCGACTACTTCGGCCACCTGCGCGACGGCTCGGACTTCGTGACCACCGGGCCCATCGACGCCTCGGCGACCATCGCCGAGAAGCTGCGCGAGAAGGGCGTCAACCTGACGTACCAGAAGCCCGAGCAGAACTCGCTCTGGGTGACGGTGGTGCTGCAGTACCTGCCGCTCGTCTTCGTGTTCCTGCTCATCTTCTTCTTCATGCGCCAGCTGCAATCCGGCGGCGGGAAGGCGATGAGCTTCGGGAAGTCGCGCGCGAAGCTGATGACCGAGCACCACAACAAGATCACGTTCGCGGACGTGGCCGGCATCGACGAGTCGCGCGACGAGCTCGAGGAGATCATCTCCTTCCTGAAGGACCCGAAGAAGTTCACGCGCCTCGGCGGCCGCATCCCGAAGGGCGTGCTGCTGATGGGCCCGCCGGGCACCGGCAAGACGCTGCTCGCGCGCGCCGTGGCCGGCGAGGCGGGCGTCCCGTTCTTCTCCATCTCCGGCTCGGACTTCGTGGAGATGTTCGTGGGCGTCGGCGCGAGCCGCGTGCGCGACCTGTTCGAGCAGGGCAAGAAGAACGCCCCCTGCATCATCTTCATCGACGAGATCGACGCGGTCGGTCGCCACCGCGGCGCCGGCCTGGGCGGCGGCCACGACGAGCGCGAGCAGACGCTGAACCAGCTGCTCGTGGAGATGGACGGCTTCGAGTCGAACGAGGGCGTCATCCTCATCGCCGCCACCAACCGGCCCGACGTGCTCGACCCGGCGCTGCTGCGCCCGGGCCGCTTCGACCGCCGCATCGTGGTGCCGCGCCCCGACCTCAACGGCCGGCTCGGCATCCTCAAGGTGCACACCAAGAAGACCCCGCTCGACACGCAGGTGGACCTCACCCAGATCGCGCGCGGGACCCCGGGCTTCTCCGGCGCCGACATCGAGAACCTCGTGAACGAGGCGGCGCTCTACGCCGCGCGGCGCAACAAGGAGAAGCTCGCCATCGAGGACTTCGAGTTCGCGAAGGACAAGGTCATCATGGGCACCGAGCGGCGCTCGATGATCATCTCCGAGAAGGAGAAGCGCACCACCGCCATCCACGAGGCGGGGCACGCGCTGGTCGCGAAGATCCTCCCGGGCACCGACCCGGTGCACAAGGTGACCATCATCCCCCGCGGCCGCGCGCTGGGCCTGACCCAGCAGCTCCCGCAGGAGGACCGGCTCAACCTGAACCAGGAGTTCGCGCTGAACCAGGTGGCCATCCTGATGGGCGGCCGGCTCGCCGAGGAGATCACCTTCGGCCAGAAGACCACCGGCGCCGGGAACGACATCGAGGTCGCGACCAACCTGGCCCGCTCCATGGTCTGCGAGTGGGGCATGAGCGAGAAGATGGGCCCGCTCGCCTTCGGCAAGAAGGAGGGCGAGGTCTTCCTCGGCCGCGAGATGGCGACCGCGCACACGTACTCCGAGCAGACGGCGCGCGACATCGACGCCGAGGTGCACCGGATCGTCACCGAGCAGTACGAGCGGGCGAAGAAGGTCCTGCTCGAGAACCAGCCGCTGCTGAACGCCATCGCCGACGCGCTCATCGAGTACGAGACGCTCGACGCGGCGGACATCGACGTGCTGCTCGGCGGCGGGACGATCAGCCGGCCTCCGCCGGCGAAGCCGATGGTGCCGACGCCCGCCGAGAAGGGCGGGAAGCGCGGCGGGCTGCTCGACGCGGTGGGCGGCGTGCCGGCGGCGGGCAAGGCCTGA